gtgttttaaatgtaaacacactgtgcaCTGACTCTAGTTTTGTATGGTAGTTATTGGTTATCCCTGACCTCACTGAACCAAACGCTGTGCACACCTTTGTGTCTTTTAAACAGAAATCCAGCTCTTTAGCAGGAGTTCCAATCTCTGGGGTAAGTGCTTTTACATGTTATGTAACACTGTGTGACATCAGCCTTTTTTGTGGTCATGGTAAGTAGATACATGTGATTTTTCACTGCACAgactaaaatcaatcaaattaGAGTAAGTGTAAGTCtgaatttgtttatttgaactATAACTCTTGACATTAAGCAATATTTAACACTAAATTACTTTCTGCAGTCTCAAATAGAGCCAGCAGATCACAATGCTCAATGTCTCAACATGATGAAGACTTGTATTAGTTTGGCTCCAGTTTTACAATAAGAAACAATATGCTTTGTGTACTTGCACTTTACACAGTATtgccataagtatgtttgtataattgctttaaaataaaaaaagatttgttttttttgtcctagaATAAGAACAGAATTGATCAGGCAAACTCGCCAGAATGTGCATTTCACATGAAAAAGTTTATAACACAAAAGATTTGCATCCTTTCGGCAGACCTGTGCAGTTCCCCGACATATGTTCTTTTACACTTATACACTTTGAGAGAGAGCTCTGTCATCGTGTGTCCTCATGAGGGTGATATCAGTACAAATGTTAGTTTAAGTgtactccacacacacacacacacacacactccaccccTTTCACATTGATCTTGTGCTTTGCAGTGTCTTGGTGACCAGTCAGCAGCTCTCGTTGGTCAGATGTGCTTCAAAGAAGGCCAGGCCAAAAATACGTAAGCTGTCAGTCTTTTTCCCCCACCTACCTGCCTGCTGCAGGAAGCCTACACTGTAGTGCtagcatgtttttttgctttggaATGGATTAAAGTGGGACTTTGGTGTGAGCATAGCATTTACATAAAACGTTTTTGATGCATGTATAATGTCTGCTGATTGGTGGCATGATCATCACTTTTTATTGGGCAGAATTGCTTCAGATTTTGGACCCGTTCAGATGTTGttttaacatctgtcctcacttgttcacacctggcattaacatgTGCCCTGGATGCACATACTGTGTGACCACATCGTGCACACTGACGTCATGTCTTTCTCAAGGACAAGTCTGTACAGTCTGAAGATTTTCGAAAAACTGTAGGACAATTTTGAATTTTGGGATGGAGGCAAAGTCATGGCAACTGTATATGGCCCCACTGACAATGGCAAATCATTTGACTTCACTGGTTATTATTCTCAACAGATATTTTGTAAGTCTTGACTATACAGATGTGTCTGATATCATCATGTTTACGTGTGACAGGGAGccactgctgtaacatgaaataagattttaaccattGGAAACAAAATCATGGGATGGATGATCAGCATTAATATTGTGGTGGTGGCTATAAATTAACTAATAAATGAACTCTGATTAGTGTAAAAATACTGCTGATGAAGTGGTCCTCATACCACGTGTGTCCTCATACCACCTCCAAATATGTTTTATGCAATCAAACTGAGGACAGATTCAGGATGGACTGGGAGTTTTCAGACCTGTACTTCACAATCTGCATATGATGAGATCACTCATGATGGATGTTAATGCTAGGTCTGAATCAGGCCAGACAGAATTAGACTGTAGAAGCAAgtggtatgttttttttcatcagtgatCTTCAGTCtaacttttctttctctccgtgTTAAAGGTATGGCACTGGTTGCTTTTTGCTCAGAAATACTGGGACCAAGGTGAGATATTGTGCACTGGAAAATAATGCATTGAACTAATATGTTTAATTACTGCATTTTAATGTCCGCTGTTGAGTTTCACCTTCACTTGAAATATAatgttattttctctttgtgttagCCTGTCATGTCGGAGCATGGCCTGCTGACCACAGTTGCATACAAGTTGGGAAAAAACCAGCCCACCTGCTACGCACTGGAGGTGTGTGAGAGCTCTGATTCATTCCGTGCTTCTTCTATGttgaaacagattttttttgtgtaattatgtGCCCATTTTACagtttggtccactgtggtctGTGATTTCTCTCTGTCCAATTCTCTGGGTctcatgtttctttcttttgtcatcCCAGGGTTCAGTCGCCATCGCGGGTGCAGTGGTTCGGTGGCTGAAGGACAACATGGGCATCGTGCAATCCTCCGCTGAGATGGGTACTTATGCAGCGCTCCATTTACATCGTAACTCGAGTAGGAGTTGGGAGTGATATTACCTCCGATTTCACCGTGTTCCAAAGAGAAGTCGGAAAAAGCTAATTGTATCTCGGGTTAGCCATTGTTGGCAATACCTGTTGATAACAACCTCTAAACGGCATTTGGCGCATACAAACAGAATAGCAACATGTCCACGGATAAAAAATAACCATACTATGTGTGTGACTGAAAAAACAGAAGTGATAATAATAccagtgtttgtatggtggcagCCATCCCATTCCTATTAAACACCCCCTCCTGAACTCAGAAACTCTGAGTTCCGACTTACAAATGGAATGCAACATTACACGACCCAGACTAACAGTCAACCCCCTGTGGAGTGTGATTCTTTAACAGCTACTGTAACTGTAGCATCTGAATTCCTTTTTAACACTTACTTTTGATAACTTCTCATTtcagagaaaatggctgcagCAGTAGGGACGTCTTATGGCTGTTATTTTGTACCGGCTTTCTCTGGGCTGTACGCCCCCTACTGGGAGCCTAGTGCCAGAGGGTGAGCTCACTGtttaaatatccatccatccatccatccattttctactgctttctcctgcacatgagggtcgcggggggtgctgtgccaatctcgataggcggggtacaccctgaacagttcaccagtccatcatagggccacatagacacaaacaaccatccactctcacactcacacctacggtcaatttagagtgtccaatttaccgaatccccatattacatgtttttggactgtgggggtcACCCTTGGGTTTCATGGAAATAACAAATATGCTACTTTaggaaaacaatgatgttttAATCCCATCTCTTTCTTGCATTTGATATTGCTGTGGCTCATCTTAGTCACCGTTTTCCTCCTTTTGTGTTTGGAgttgtattttctttccttacttgtcctggctttcttcattctgtgtctgtttctatgtacttatttgaataaagctttatttaaaaattttTTAGTACATAGCACATCTCcagttttggtgtatttctgtagcagcgccacatacaggcttggcatatgtactacagtgtttaaatgcatggatgaagacatttcttgaaactatgctgtgtttacagagaacTTTTTCAAAACGACAAAGATAGTATGTTTTGTtccgtttctgtgtggataggACCCAATTGTAAAGTGAGACATGCTTGATTGAGGAAGTGTCTTCTTGTTGTGTAGATTCTTAATTACTTCAGCAAGGTAAAAGCatacaaataaatgactgcatatTAATGTCCTCTGTTGAGTTTGACCTTCacattaaatataaagttattttttctttgtcgACTCTATGACTGCTGACCACAGTCGCCATAGACTTTAGTCTTTTTGTTGTATAGATTCTCCTACATATATTAGCAGACAACAATGATATTTAGGAAAAATGTGGTAGATGGTAAAATGATATTGAtgtattttctgtctgtgtttgcagcATCATTTGTGGACTCACTCAGTTCACTAACAGGAACCACTTGGCATTTGCTGCTCTGGAGGCTGTTTGCTTTCAGACCAGAGAGGTGAGCAGCTCCTTTTCACCCTGCTAAATAAACAATATGACCTTCACTAATGTGAACAGGTCCATGTACCTGTTCTCATTAGGGCTGAATATGTAATCATTACCCTGCCAAGGATGTTGTATTTTCATCTgtgtgggtttatctgtaagtCTGGCCTCCTGGTAACAACTTCCTGTCTTGCATTGTTGATGGAtcaatatgatttattttgatcatccaattatgttcccattacattttgattcattttggttgATTTCTAGAAAAACCTAATATCATATCTCTGCCAAAACTCATATTTGACTGTAATGGTAATGGTTATAGTTATCAGCGGGCAAAGTTCTATCCAGATCCACAaagtcttctggatccagtggatgtaaaatataaaacattcagGTGCTGGTATGACAAAGCATTTAAGCCCGGGGAGAGGTCTGCGctctcttttgttttcaaagtgaaATCGCATtttgaaacaatgaaattagCAAATtccaaaggctgcaatttaactgttttctttatgactattttatcttttatgcaaatgaaaaaatatcATCATACAAGTTGGAAACAGATGATATCTTATAGTTCTCATTCTTGCATTGAATATAGGGTAGTTAATGTTTTGATGGTGATGTGCagtaatgttaaaatgtctttcaCAGGGAACATTAAACTGCAACTGAAAGGGAatacaaaaaattcaaagcaatCTTGAAATATCCCAAGTTTATAAAAACAATcttgaatacaaaaaaaaattacaaaaaataattgTGTAAGAGAACAGTAAAGGCATATTGCACAGTAAATGTTGTTATACCCATGTCACTAGATGATGGACTACATATAGACCAGTGTTGTACCCTgctgggttttgtgtgtgtgtgtgtgtgtgaatgtaaatgtcTGATTAAGTTTGTGTTTACATAACTTGTACATTGTGTGTTCAGATCCTTGATGCCATGAACCAGGACAGCGGTGTCCCTCTGACGCAGCTGCAGGTGGATGGAGGCATGACTTCCAACAGATTACTGATGCAGCTGCAGGCCGACATCCTCTGCATCCCAGTCGGTAAGTGACCATCACACACTGAAGCCTATGatagacacaaacatgtttttgtcaattatttttcaatatactgtatgtgtcaaaACGCAAGCATGGTAGACAGATAAAAGGGGGAAGAAGCAAGTAGTGTGTTTTATACAGGGATACAAGTAAAGCAAAAATAGTTAAGAAATGCAACTTCATTAGAACCAGAGGAGAAAAGCAGAAACCTTTTGAAAGGACTAAAAAAATCTGAGGTGGACAGATGCTCACTGACAAGCAGAAATATGCAACCTCAAGGATCTTGATTGACTAGGAAGTTTCCTACTCTATATGCTACATAAAAACGTTTCTTCTTTCTATAAgttaattattatgattattttattcCCATGGcacataatgaaaaaaaaatgtattgttaaaCATTTTGCCCTGTTATATTTGATATATATTTGAAATTACATGATATTAGTTGGGATTTCTTTTTGCATTTACATGAGCAACATAAAATTAGGGCTGGGTATTTTCTACAACCTCATGATATGATTAATTAATGATACAGAGGTCATGATAATATACATGATACTACACAGTTGTTTTGTATGTTGATCATGTTTAACACTATTTAACACGTTTAACATTTGCTACAACAGCTGCTATATTGACCCTAACTAACCCTAACAAGGGGTGTCACGACCTGATTTGTATCGTATCTACTTCCTGTAGGAACAATTGATCTGATTTCAGTTGTGTTCAGTTAAGTTTTTAGAAgttattcttgtaaaataaatacatattttgattttgatttttcttttagtagttattcttagaagataaaatgcacatttctatgttatctttcattttagtcaATATTCTTATCAGacaaatacacatttctatctttttagttttagtagttaGGCCGCATGCAGCTCGGGAACCACGGGTTGGTATTTTATGTACTACTGGAGGAAATGGAGATGGCGCTGGTGTGTGATGGACAAGACAAATAATTTCCCTTAAATGTTACTTACCTGGAATATGATTTAAATCGACACCCTCTTAAAATAATGGCcccaggaaacacacaaaaaactaataTTGAATATATGATATTTTTACTAATTCCACTCAAAAAGGCTATGACAATAGATGACTATTGACATATGAATAACAATGTTGTAACATAATTATTGTAACATTTATGTTACAATTATGTAACATAGTTATTGTAACATTTATGTTACAATTATGTAACATAGTTATTGTAACATTTATGTTACAATTATGTAACATAGTTATTGTAACATTTATGTTACAATTATGTAACATAGTTATTGTAACATTTATGTTACTTGTGTGGCCCGGCAGGGGAGAAGAGAGGACTGGGCCCCCTGGAGCAGAGTGGAGCTCCAAGGAGGAAGGGGGAACACATTTATTGCCTGGTCACTTGTATCAATCTACATCAAGAACAGACACTGCACATCAGGCATACTGTAATAACAGTCAAATTATGTTATGATCATTAATATTATGTTGAAGGAtcctttttgatttattttgttatacaCATAATTTCTAGAGATGCACCGAAAATTCGGCCGTAAGACTTTTATCACCGAAACAACACGACtgaaacaggatgttgtgatgacTCATGCAAAAACTGTGGCCAACACACGCCTGTCTATTCCCgcttagagtctgtccaagatcagtttggaagACCAATTAAATGGTTCcaataagatgtgagtacacagTGGAACAGTACAcattaaatgctggaaagtctctttgcGAAAAGCAAAACTTACATACAGCGCTGATTATGAACTCCCCAcgacattcacttcacaccagTGACATTCTCTCTTCTCGCCCCCTTTGAACAGTTTCACAccacaaagtaaaaacaatgaaaagtgtgCTCTTATGAATCTGTCAACACGTTTTACTAAGATCTACTCGGATCTCCTGCACTTCATCGCGACTTTAGTCGATCCTCGTCATAaagatcattacttggatgtagGGTTAAAACAGCACgtagagaaatgatccaggctggaGAAGGAGCGGTGTGCAGAAAGGCTTGTCTATCTGCACAATGAGATCCTCCTAAATTTTTCATAGATTCTTAactgatttattctttgaaacatgaatattaatctatatacatatatataataatttctTTCTGGGTTTCGCATGTTCAACTGAGGATGTAGGCCATTTTACCAGTGGTGGCCAGCATCATGAGGAGATGATTTAGGCCATTATTTTCAGAAGGTGACAAAATATAACTTATCTCCACACAGATTAATGATTTGAACAGCAgaatttgtacaaaaataaaacactgtttctACAACAAGAGTTTAACAATAACATCATATATGAAAGTCAACTATTCAACCAATGCAGTCAATtctataattattaattattcacagcagataatTTTGGACATGAAGTAtgagaacaaacacaggtttgaccaGGTCAGATAAACCTGGTTAAGCCTCTTAACTCTTCTCTTTAATccaaaatatatgaaataatcaATCATTATTATCTcttattttgtgttgttattatttgagatttaatttaatttattatttttttgcatttgtgtatgGTTTACAAATTATCCAGGCTCCCGTTAtcttgttgttttaataaagatTTACAAAAAAGCTCTTCTGAGATAGCCTCACATGTGAAGGATACACAAATGTATCCTTAAAAACGGGCATGTGTCAGTTGGGACAGCCCACTGCACAGTGCTGTGATGCATTTTCATGACATCTGGACGACAAATGCACACTTGGAGGACAGAGCCTTGACTATGGGGACACAGCTAACATCTGcattacattttgtatttatgttgTAGAGACTACATACCTGGAATTTCCCACCCCAGTTCCACCAGAATGagatgaaacacaacacaacacatgtcaAGTTTTGTACAGCTTACTCCTGAAGTCTTATGACTACCGTCACAGCATTTGTTGACTCAGTAATATGAgactcaaaacacacattggCAAGGCATACCTCAGGATATTCTGCCCTTTTTTGCATCGCAAAAAAATGTACAGTGGCCcgctgcaacgacccaaaacacatgcaggagaaatgagctgcatattcacaaacgctgcagattcaaaaacacaaacaaaaacaaatgcaacatgAGAAACACTCTGCACAAGAAAAATGATCTGCAGAAAGAAACAATCACATTTACCATAAAAAGGTTGCAGTCAAGCTGATTTTAAGGACATcgacatccggttttcaaaataaaaacactcagatCACTGTATCTGTGTACATGTTTGAAAGCACACCTCCTCGCAGCTATGATTCAGAGACCTAGTCAGCATTCTGTTTAAAGGGGATCAATACAAAAGGGTTCTCTCATTGTCACTAGCACAGAATTGTTCTGCAGGGCCTGTTCCGCTCCAAGTCTTGTCTTTTTACACTGAGATGTactgtttctgattttatttgtgtgtgtgtgtgtgtgtgtgtgtgtgtctgtgccacaCCAGTACAACCCACCATGTCGGAGACCACAGCTCTGGGTGCAGCCATGGCCGCAGGGGCAGCAGAGGGTGTGGATGTGTGGAGCCTGAGTCCCAGTCACCTGCCACATGTCACGTCTGAGAAATATGAACCTCAGATTAACCTTAAAGGTAAGAAAAGAAGACCAAGTAAAATGTTCGTTGTGTTTTTCCCTGGCATTGTCAAGCATCTTAAAGGTTTGAAAATGACTTTGCTGTATCTTAAAAACTCCATTATTGCATTTAAGTCAGGACAAGGTTAAGAAATCAACAGTTTCTAATGAGCCAATGTGGTAACACCTAAAGGAAGAAGCCATACAGGTTCAAGAAATAGAAGAACAGGAGCATTTCTGCCTGTGGAAACTTGTTTACCATGACTATGTAAGACATGTTTACACTACTTAAGTCATTGCCAACTGAACAAGAATATAAATGATCAACACTTGTGTGCAAATTTTAACCATATCTTCAAGGGCAATTTGCCCTGAGCCATTGCTTTTTCTACTAAGTCACACCATTAGTTGTGACTTGACCATCACATGCAGAGAAAAAGCTTAGTTAAACACGACTAAACTACTACCGTCTAATAACAGAAATCCCTCCTTTGACTTGATACCGTTGTTGTTTCCATTAGTAGTgctttgtaaaaaaatgttcaggTGTATTCGTGTGGATGCACTTTACTTATAATGTCAAGATAAAATTCTTTTCTGGATGGAaatcttatttgttttttttcattatgtggtttgaaaatgaaaatatagatCTAGTATAGATCTACaccaacagaaaacacacagtttagttttattattatttcaaaactgggtctgtttgaaaatgttgtgaAAGAAGAGTTGCTCTGCTTCTGTCTCCACAACAAACAGAGAGCGAGTTCCGCTTTGCTCGGTGGAAGAAGGCCGTCCAAAAAGCAATGAACTGGGAGACGACAGAGCCTCACTGCCATTCCAACGGTATGCAACAGTTTTTATCCAAGCCTGAAATAATGTATAGTTTCTACTGGAGATATTAGGTTCCAGCAAATGACCAATTTATCTTTAGGTGAAATCAAAGCATTTGTACTCTCTCTTTCTATTTCCACTTGTGTTGATTCAGGCTAAAATCAAGATTATATAGAGCTCAGGGAAGGGAGTTCTGGTCacaagtgttcatatttaggacacatttgaactccAGGTGTGATCAGACTTAACGCTGTCtacttgtgatcagatctctGGATGGATGTTAAAggcatagttcaggttttttgaacaTGAACTAAAGAGGGAATGGGTCAGTTGATCatagttgtttgtctatgtatgtgtccatgtgatggactggtgaactgtccagggtgtaccccacctgtCATACcccacctatgtcagctgagatcggcACAGCTCCcctcgcgaccctcatgtgaagcggtagaagattggatggatggatgaactaAAGAATATCACCATTTTAAATTCTGAGAACCatcagaaaggccctcagtcgaACCGGGTTCTGAAcctgtgaccttcttgctgtgaggcaacattaTTTGCTAGCCACTGTTACACCACAGGCCACTATGATGAGTCCATTTTTTCATAAAATTAAATCTGCAAAATTGATCACCTGCATAGAGAGGTCAGTTAGTTCAGTCTGTTAGAAGGTGAGCAGCAAGTTAACCATGGAGTCTGAGCTTTGTGTCAGTCAAGCCTTAGTGTTCATGTTGTCATGATGAGCatgatgtttctgtttttgtcactCTTTCACACCCTCTTCCTGCTGACACAGCCAGGGACTGTTGCTCTGTCACCAGCTTAGACTAACCCAACTGTTCTGTCTCCCGTGGAGATGATTTAAACACCACTAGAGGTCGTTGTAGCTAACGTTCAACCACACCTGTTGCATGTGTCACATTTGTGCTCAGCATGAGTGGATAATGAACATTTTAACTGTCTATAGCAATAGCAAACACCTGTAAAACAGTGCTTTAAACTCATTAAATTTCTCTATA
This genomic interval from Solea solea chromosome 2, fSolSol10.1, whole genome shotgun sequence contains the following:
- the LOC131448260 gene encoding glycerol kinase-like; the encoded protein is MDSLVAAIDQGTSSTRFLVFNAKTTKLISQHKVEIKQSFPKEGWVEEDPKELMQSVYECIERTCEKLGQLNINISNIKAVGVTNQRETTLVWDKETGEPLYNAIVWLDLRTQSTVESLIAKAPSQNKNHLKHKTGLPISTYFSAVKLRWLLDNVDEVRQAVASERAMFGTVDSWLIWCLTGGSKGGVHCTDVTNASRTMLFNIHTMEWDPELCRYFDVPMKILPEVKSSSEIYGWMKSSSLAGVPISGCLGDQSAALVGQMCFKEGQAKNTYGTGCFLLRNTGTKPVMSEHGLLTTVAYKLGKNQPTCYALEGSVAIAGAVVRWLKDNMGIVQSSAEMEKMAAAVGTSYGCYFVPAFSGLYAPYWEPSARGIICGLTQFTNRNHLAFAALEAVCFQTREILDAMNQDSGVPLTQLQVDGGMTSNRLLMQLQADILCIPVVQPTMSETTALGAAMAAGAAEGVDVWSLSPSHLPHVTSEKYEPQINLKESEFRFARWKKAVQKAMNWETTEPHCHSNDTQQ